From a single Alloactinosynnema sp. L-07 genomic region:
- a CDS encoding SDR family oxidoreductase, translated as MTDRPLALITGASRGIGAAIAHALAPTHRLLLGGRDVAALDAVAAGLPDARPWLVELTDGAALAAATADLTRLDVLVHSAGVVRVGPLSGFTADQWRWMYEVNVVAVAELTRLLLPALRAARGQVVLINSGAGQNANPSWGPYAASKFALRAFADVLRAEEEGAGLRVTSVYPGRTDTDMQRVVRADEGGEYEPERYLTADSVAAAVRASVLATPDAHLTDVTIRSRPVR; from the coding sequence ATGACTGATCGTCCCCTCGCGTTGATCACCGGCGCTTCCCGCGGCATCGGCGCCGCTATCGCGCACGCGCTGGCTCCGACCCATCGGCTGCTGTTGGGCGGGCGGGATGTGGCCGCGCTCGACGCGGTGGCGGCGGGGCTGCCTGACGCGCGGCCGTGGCTGGTCGAGTTGACCGATGGGGCCGCCCTTGCCGCCGCGACGGCGGACCTGACCAGGTTGGACGTGCTCGTGCATTCGGCCGGTGTGGTGCGGGTCGGGCCGTTGAGCGGGTTCACTGCTGATCAGTGGCGGTGGATGTATGAGGTCAACGTGGTCGCTGTGGCCGAGTTGACGCGGCTTTTGCTGCCTGCGTTGCGTGCCGCTCGCGGTCAGGTCGTGTTGATCAACTCGGGTGCGGGGCAGAACGCGAATCCCAGTTGGGGGCCGTATGCGGCGAGCAAGTTCGCGTTGCGGGCGTTTGCGGATGTTCTGCGTGCGGAGGAAGAAGGGGCGGGTCTGCGGGTTACGTCGGTTTATCCCGGGCGCACTGACACCGATATGCAGCGCGTCGTTCGTGCGGATGAGGGTGGTGAGTATGAGCCTGAGCGTTACCTGACCGCTGATTCGGTGGCTGCTGCTGTCCGGGCCAGTGTTCTGGCTACGCCGGACGCTCATCTCACCGACGTGACCATTCGATCGCGGCCGGTTCGGTAG
- a CDS encoding PhoX family phosphatase, which produces MSDGRINLPLLPPNHPLGRQAVTCEYRCGNACSHEAPNTSENAYFGDVVRNIVSRRGMLKAGAVLAVAGAGVAAVGVGSAAAQNSADDQEIESKKPKGLNFTPVAPNTDDKITAPAGYVSSVVIRWGDPVLPGAPAFDFDNQTAAAQAKQFGYNNDFCGLVELCDNRYLMVSNHEYTTETFLFKGYNAANPTEEQVKIGWAAHGLSVVVVEREGRTGKLVTKLDRFYNRRITVNSEFAVDGPAAGSDYLKTKADPTGRKVFGTLNNCAGGVTPWGTILTGEENFNQYFANSASVTDPATKARLARYGLSGGASGRKWERFDERFDVSKEPNEVNRFGWIVEVDPHDPKSAPVKHTALGRFKHEGANIHVADDGRVVAYMGDDERFDYIYKFVSKNRMRHGRSRWAREHNKKLLSEGTLYVAQFTGDSPDFVAGTLPADGEFDGTGKWIKLVSGTEPFVEGFTAEEVYIFTRLAADKVGATKMDRPEDVEANPVSGRVYAALTNNTDRGKPGKEGPTEINPRGANRHGHVLEWEEDGGDNTALTFSWRLLLVCGDPASADTYFGGYDKTQVSPISCPDNLAFDKHGNLWISTDGNQLGSNDGLFATATVGPERGHLKQFLTVSAGAETCGPVIEDKFVLVSVQHPGELDGASADNPKAHWPDGGTSQPRPSVAVIWKPGHKIGE; this is translated from the coding sequence GTGTCCGACGGCCGGATCAACCTGCCGCTGCTGCCGCCGAACCATCCCCTCGGCAGGCAGGCTGTGACTTGTGAATACCGCTGTGGCAACGCCTGTTCCCACGAGGCGCCGAACACTTCGGAGAACGCGTACTTCGGGGATGTCGTTCGCAACATCGTGAGCCGTCGCGGCATGCTGAAGGCCGGTGCGGTGCTCGCCGTCGCCGGTGCCGGTGTCGCGGCCGTCGGTGTCGGTTCCGCCGCCGCGCAGAACTCCGCCGACGACCAGGAGATCGAGTCCAAGAAGCCCAAGGGGCTGAACTTCACGCCGGTCGCGCCGAACACCGACGACAAGATCACCGCGCCGGCGGGCTATGTCTCCTCCGTCGTGATCCGCTGGGGTGACCCGGTGCTGCCGGGTGCGCCCGCGTTCGACTTCGACAACCAGACCGCAGCCGCGCAGGCCAAGCAGTTCGGTTACAACAACGACTTCTGTGGCCTCGTCGAGCTGTGCGACAACCGCTACCTCATGGTGTCCAACCACGAGTACACCACCGAGACATTCCTCTTCAAGGGCTACAACGCGGCCAACCCGACCGAGGAGCAGGTCAAGATCGGCTGGGCCGCGCACGGCCTGTCGGTCGTCGTCGTCGAGCGTGAAGGCCGCACCGGCAAGCTGGTGACGAAGCTGGACCGCTTCTACAACCGCCGCATCACCGTCAACTCGGAGTTCGCCGTCGACGGCCCGGCCGCGGGCAGCGACTACCTCAAGACCAAGGCCGACCCGACCGGTCGCAAGGTCTTCGGCACGCTGAACAACTGCGCGGGCGGCGTCACCCCGTGGGGCACGATCCTCACCGGCGAGGAGAACTTCAACCAGTACTTCGCCAACTCCGCCTCGGTCACCGACCCGGCGACCAAGGCCCGCCTGGCCCGCTACGGCCTCTCCGGTGGCGCGTCCGGCCGCAAGTGGGAGCGCTTCGACGAGCGCTTCGACGTGAGCAAGGAGCCCAACGAGGTCAACCGCTTCGGCTGGATCGTCGAGGTCGACCCGCACGACCCGAAGTCGGCGCCGGTGAAGCACACCGCGCTGGGCCGGTTCAAGCACGAGGGCGCCAACATCCACGTCGCCGACGACGGCCGCGTGGTCGCGTACATGGGCGACGACGAGCGCTTCGACTACATCTACAAGTTCGTCTCCAAGAACCGCATGCGCCACGGCCGCAGCCGTTGGGCCCGTGAGCACAACAAGAAGCTGCTGTCCGAGGGCACCCTCTACGTCGCCCAGTTCACCGGCGACAGCCCGGACTTCGTCGCGGGCACGCTGCCCGCCGACGGCGAGTTCGACGGCACCGGCAAATGGATCAAGCTGGTGTCGGGTACGGAGCCCTTCGTCGAGGGCTTCACCGCCGAAGAGGTCTACATCTTCACCCGCCTGGCCGCGGACAAGGTCGGCGCGACGAAGATGGACCGCCCAGAGGACGTCGAGGCGAACCCGGTCTCCGGCCGCGTCTACGCCGCGCTCACCAACAACACCGACCGCGGCAAGCCGGGCAAGGAAGGCCCGACCGAGATCAACCCGCGCGGCGCCAACCGGCACGGTCACGTGCTGGAGTGGGAAGAGGACGGCGGCGACAACACCGCGCTGACGTTCTCGTGGCGTCTGCTGCTTGTCTGTGGTGACCCGGCCAGCGCCGACACCTACTTCGGCGGCTACGACAAGACCCAGGTCAGCCCGATCTCGTGCCCGGACAACCTGGCCTTCGACAAGCACGGCAACCTGTGGATCTCCACCGACGGCAACCAGTTGGGCTCCAACGACGGCCTGTTCGCCACGGCCACCGTTGGTCCGGAGCGCGGTCACCTCAAGCAGTTCCTCACCGTCTCCGCCGGTGCGGAGACCTGCGGCCCGGTGATCGAGGACAAGTTCGTCCTCGTCTCGGTGCAGCACCCGGGTGAGCTCGACGGTGCCAGCGCCGACAACCCGAAGGCGCACTGGCCCGACGGTGGCACCTCGCAGCCGCGCCCCTCGGTCGCGGTGATCTGGAAGCCCGGCCACAAGATCGGTGAGTAA
- a CDS encoding Uma2 family endonuclease has translation MVAEAFDPLVDLYGQWTTGLAEMYLPIPQAVSGTSYECLDGSLIMRRPRGSGSVNAMGQLYCQIVDPAKAAGHRAYPALSVIIGPDTWIQPDLVVLREPIRNLTWVPIENVLMAVEINSAAGRRRDMVDKPRLCAEAGVPFFMQVDMNRVAWVALFELIDGEYVVRARAVEGQMFESMAPFAMKFDPADLTEF, from the coding sequence GTGGTAGCCGAAGCATTCGATCCACTGGTCGACCTCTACGGCCAATGGACAACCGGGTTAGCTGAGATGTACTTGCCAATCCCTCAGGCTGTTTCTGGAACGTCGTACGAGTGCCTCGATGGCAGTCTGATCATGAGGCGACCCAGGGGTAGTGGCAGCGTCAATGCCATGGGGCAGCTCTACTGCCAGATCGTGGACCCCGCGAAAGCTGCGGGCCACCGGGCTTATCCCGCTTTGAGCGTGATCATTGGGCCCGACACGTGGATTCAGCCTGATCTGGTGGTCCTGCGCGAGCCGATCCGGAATCTGACCTGGGTGCCGATCGAGAACGTGTTGATGGCTGTCGAGATCAACTCGGCGGCTGGCAGGCGCCGGGACATGGTCGACAAGCCGCGACTCTGCGCCGAGGCAGGCGTGCCCTTCTTCATGCAGGTCGACATGAATCGGGTGGCGTGGGTCGCTCTGTTTGAGTTGATCGACGGCGAGTATGTGGTGCGGGCGCGAGCTGTCGAGGGCCAGATGTTCGAGTCGATGGCGCCATTCGCCATGAAGTTCGATCCCGCGGATCTCACCGAGTTCTGA
- a CDS encoding inositol-3-phosphate synthase, whose protein sequence is MGENRHSVRVAIVGVGNCAASLVQGVHYYRDADPASRVPGLMHVQFGDYHVRDIEFVAAFDVDAKKVGRDLSEAIVASENNTIKICDVPPTGVTVQRGHTLDGLGEFYREIITESDEAPADVVATLREAEVDVLVSYLPVGSEDADRFYAQCAIDAGVAFVNALPVFIASDPEWAAKFTEAGVPIVGDDIKSQVGATITHRVMAKLFEDRGVELQRTYQLNFGGNMDFMNMLERKRLQSKKISKTQSVTSQIPHEMAKADVHIGPSDHVPWLDDRKWAYVRLEGRSFGDTPLNLEYKLEVWDSPNSAGVIIDAVRAAKIALDRGIGGPILSASSYFMKSPPEQYSDDEAHAAVEAFIRGDVER, encoded by the coding sequence ATGGGCGAGAACCGCCACAGCGTGCGGGTGGCCATCGTCGGCGTCGGCAACTGTGCGGCGTCGCTGGTGCAAGGTGTGCACTATTACCGTGACGCCGATCCGGCCTCCCGCGTGCCAGGCCTGATGCATGTGCAGTTCGGCGACTACCACGTGCGCGACATCGAGTTCGTCGCCGCGTTCGACGTCGACGCCAAGAAGGTCGGCCGCGACCTCTCCGAGGCGATCGTGGCCAGCGAGAACAACACCATCAAGATCTGCGACGTGCCGCCGACCGGGGTGACGGTCCAGCGGGGCCACACCCTCGACGGTCTCGGCGAGTTCTACCGCGAGATCATCACCGAGTCCGACGAGGCGCCCGCGGATGTCGTGGCCACGCTTCGCGAGGCCGAGGTCGACGTGCTGGTGTCGTACCTGCCGGTGGGCTCCGAGGACGCCGACCGCTTCTACGCCCAGTGCGCCATCGACGCGGGCGTCGCCTTCGTCAACGCGCTGCCGGTGTTCATCGCATCGGACCCGGAGTGGGCTGCCAAGTTCACCGAGGCGGGCGTGCCGATCGTCGGCGACGACATCAAGTCCCAGGTCGGCGCCACCATCACCCACCGCGTGATGGCCAAGCTGTTCGAGGACCGCGGCGTCGAGCTGCAGCGGACCTACCAGCTGAACTTCGGCGGCAACATGGACTTCATGAACATGCTGGAGCGCAAGCGCCTGCAGTCCAAGAAGATCTCCAAGACCCAGTCGGTCACCTCGCAGATCCCGCACGAGATGGCCAAGGCCGACGTGCACATCGGCCCGTCGGACCACGTGCCGTGGCTCGACGACCGCAAGTGGGCCTACGTCCGCCTGGAGGGCCGCTCCTTCGGTGACACCCCGCTGAACCTGGAGTACAAGCTCGAGGTCTGGGACTCCCCCAACTCGGCGGGCGTGATCATCGATGCGGTCCGCGCGGCCAAGATCGCTCTCGACCGGGGTATCGGCGGCCCGATCCTGTCGGCCTCCTCGTACTTCATGAAGTCCCCGCCGGAGCAGTACTCCGACGACGAGGCCCACGCCGCCGTCGAAGCCTTCATCAGGGGCGACGTCGAGCGCTGA
- a CDS encoding PadR family transcriptional regulator, translating to MLEFAILGLLHEAPMHGYELRKRLHDLLGTLRAFSYGSLYPTLRRLLREGLIAEEAPEDEARSWGRRAKRVYKLTAEGKERFAALLADAGPQTWDDEGFGVHMAFFSRTPAEVRMRILEGRRRRVEERREGLRSSMARAGEQIDRYTRELHRLGLESSEREVRWLNELIAHEQQEQRGTE from the coding sequence ATGCTCGAGTTCGCGATTCTCGGGCTGCTCCATGAGGCGCCCATGCACGGGTACGAGCTGCGCAAGCGGCTGCACGACCTGCTCGGCACCCTTCGGGCGTTCTCCTACGGATCGCTCTACCCGACCCTGCGGCGGCTGCTGCGGGAAGGGTTGATCGCCGAGGAGGCCCCGGAGGACGAGGCCAGGTCGTGGGGCAGGCGCGCGAAGCGTGTCTACAAGCTCACCGCCGAGGGCAAGGAGCGCTTCGCGGCGCTGCTGGCCGACGCGGGTCCGCAGACGTGGGACGACGAGGGCTTCGGAGTCCACATGGCGTTCTTCTCGCGCACGCCCGCCGAGGTCAGGATGCGAATCCTGGAGGGCAGGCGGCGTCGGGTCGAGGAGCGGCGCGAGGGTCTGCGGTCGTCGATGGCCAGGGCCGGTGAGCAGATCGACAGGTACACCAGAGAACTTCATCGCCTCGGTCTGGAATCCAGCGAGCGCGAAGTGCGTTGGCTCAACGAGTTGATCGCGCACGAACAGCAGGAGCAGCGCGGGACCGAATAA
- a CDS encoding DUF5318 domain-containing protein, with translation MRTQRQVVDYALQRRALLAGVYSGRVGTFEVCDANPYLLRAAKFHGQSTEVTCPVCRKEQLTHVHWVYGEALKHASGSARAPEELARMATMFDEFSVYTVEVCRTCSWNHLVQSYVLGTGGLRAPRSRRRTAAE, from the coding sequence GTGCGAACGCAACGGCAGGTGGTCGACTACGCGTTGCAGCGCAGGGCGCTGCTCGCGGGGGTCTACTCGGGACGGGTCGGCACCTTCGAGGTGTGCGACGCGAACCCGTACCTGCTGCGTGCCGCCAAGTTCCACGGCCAGTCGACCGAGGTGACCTGCCCGGTCTGCCGAAAAGAACAGCTGACCCACGTCCACTGGGTCTACGGCGAAGCGCTCAAACACGCGTCCGGTTCGGCGCGGGCTCCCGAGGAGCTTGCCCGGATGGCGACGATGTTCGACGAGTTCAGCGTCTATACCGTTGAAGTTTGCCGTACCTGTTCATGGAACCACCTGGTGCAGTCATACGTCCTGGGGACAGGGGGCCTACGCGCGCCCCGGTCCCGAAGGAGGACGGCAGCGGAGTGA
- a CDS encoding transglycosylase domain-containing protein → MYLPQNPGQGRSEPALLTHREPDYEDNYVDNDDYGPDEDPLTDAESKRLRRKKIWRRVRRTAYVGTALMIILPVLAFFITYQMVEVESPEQVANQQDKVVTLNWADGSEMAKLAKSGGNRIMLTYDQIPKHVLHAVYAAEDATFETNSGFDLGGIARAAWNNVTGGGGGGSTISQQYIKKASGDDDATLTRKWVEVVKSYKMNETFDKPEIITAYLNTIYFGRGAYGIAAAGKAYYGVDDLNLLSKSQAALLAGMIQTPSRHKEAAYQMGRWEYVTGRMVANGWMTETERAQQPFVPPVPLADTKGEGLPGPLTELPTLVYAELKDRGITEEAIKRNGYKITLTIDKTAQDLAEKAVSEVMTGQPANLHPGLVAVDPKKGHIIAYYPSANGIGTDWAAEPQEPGSSFKPFDLVGLLKKGKGLYETYDSSNRKIPPTAKQEVKNASKPGCGECTVAQAMKESLNVVFTDMVYKDVKVNGVIDAAKQAGVRSPLDAASSDLNIAIGGGRTQVSTVDMASAYATFAAGGIYRMPRLVSKVENPNGSIILDETTQAVYQEKNAFDENPDTNSKIARNVTEALLPVPQYSHIECASGRQCAGKTGTHQYGETQHNSKAWMVGYTPQISAAVSLSGDSNELRLIDAKGKIIYGGGLPGKIWQKFMNSYHQTNKLKQENFGKFVPIGKVESKPPATATAPPTTTTQPSNSTPPTTTTEKPTKTTDPDPTTTSRTRPTRPSVTTEPIIPLPGNGG, encoded by the coding sequence GTGTATTTGCCGCAGAACCCGGGCCAGGGCCGGTCCGAGCCAGCCCTGCTGACCCACCGCGAACCCGACTACGAAGACAACTACGTGGACAACGACGACTACGGCCCCGACGAGGATCCACTGACCGACGCGGAGAGCAAGCGTTTGCGGCGCAAGAAGATCTGGCGCCGGGTGCGGCGGACGGCGTATGTCGGCACCGCGTTGATGATCATCCTGCCGGTGCTCGCGTTCTTCATCACCTACCAGATGGTCGAGGTCGAGAGCCCCGAGCAGGTCGCCAACCAGCAGGACAAGGTCGTCACGCTGAACTGGGCCGACGGCTCGGAGATGGCCAAGCTGGCCAAGTCCGGCGGCAACCGGATCATGCTGACGTACGACCAGATCCCCAAGCACGTCCTGCACGCGGTCTACGCCGCCGAGGACGCCACCTTCGAGACCAACTCCGGGTTCGACCTCGGCGGCATCGCGCGGGCCGCGTGGAACAACGTCACCGGCGGCGGGGGCGGTGGCTCGACCATCTCCCAGCAGTACATCAAGAAGGCCAGCGGTGACGATGACGCCACGCTCACCCGCAAGTGGGTCGAGGTCGTCAAGTCCTACAAGATGAACGAGACGTTCGACAAACCCGAGATCATCACCGCGTACCTGAACACGATCTACTTCGGTCGCGGCGCCTACGGCATCGCCGCCGCGGGGAAGGCGTACTACGGCGTCGACGATCTCAACCTGCTCTCCAAGTCGCAGGCGGCACTGCTCGCGGGCATGATCCAGACACCGTCGCGACACAAGGAAGCGGCCTACCAGATGGGCCGGTGGGAATACGTCACCGGCCGGATGGTCGCCAACGGCTGGATGACCGAAACCGAGCGCGCCCAGCAGCCGTTCGTCCCGCCCGTCCCCCTGGCGGACACCAAGGGGGAAGGCCTGCCCGGTCCGTTGACCGAACTTCCCACCCTTGTCTACGCCGAACTCAAGGACCGCGGGATCACCGAGGAAGCGATCAAGCGCAACGGCTACAAGATCACCCTGACGATCGACAAGACCGCGCAGGACCTCGCGGAGAAGGCCGTCAGCGAGGTGATGACCGGCCAACCTGCCAACCTGCACCCGGGATTGGTCGCCGTCGATCCCAAGAAAGGCCATATCATCGCGTATTACCCGAGTGCTAACGGGATCGGCACGGATTGGGCCGCGGAGCCTCAGGAGCCGGGATCATCGTTCAAGCCGTTCGACCTCGTGGGCCTGCTCAAGAAGGGCAAGGGACTCTACGAGACGTACGACAGCTCGAACCGAAAGATCCCGCCCACCGCGAAGCAGGAAGTCAAGAACGCGTCCAAGCCTGGCTGTGGGGAGTGCACGGTCGCGCAGGCCATGAAGGAATCGCTCAACGTCGTGTTCACCGACATGGTCTACAAAGACGTCAAGGTCAACGGCGTCATCGATGCGGCGAAGCAAGCGGGTGTCCGCTCACCACTCGACGCCGCGTCGAGCGACCTCAACATCGCCATCGGTGGTGGTCGGACCCAGGTGAGCACCGTTGACATGGCCTCGGCCTACGCGACGTTCGCCGCAGGCGGCATCTACCGGATGCCACGTCTGGTCTCGAAGGTGGAGAACCCGAACGGGTCGATCATCCTCGACGAGACGACGCAGGCGGTATACCAGGAAAAGAACGCGTTCGACGAGAATCCGGACACCAACTCCAAGATCGCCCGAAACGTGACCGAGGCACTTCTCCCTGTTCCGCAGTACTCACACATCGAATGTGCCAGCGGCAGACAGTGCGCGGGGAAGACCGGAACCCACCAGTACGGCGAGACGCAGCACAACTCAAAGGCCTGGATGGTCGGCTATACGCCGCAGATCTCCGCCGCCGTGTCCCTCAGCGGCGACAGCAACGAGCTACGCCTGATCGACGCCAAGGGCAAGATCATCTATGGCGGCGGGCTGCCGGGCAAGATCTGGCAGAAGTTCATGAACAGCTATCACCAGACGAACAAGCTCAAGCAGGAGAACTTCGGCAAGTTCGTCCCGATCGGCAAGGTCGAGTCCAAACCGCCCGCAACGGCGACCGCACCGCCGACGACGACCACCCAACCGTCCAACTCGACCCCGCCGACGACCACGACGGAGAAGCCGACCAAGACGACCGACCCCGACCCGACCACGACGAGCCGGACCAGGCCGACGCGGCCATCGGTGACGACGGAGCCGATCATCCCATTGCCTGGCAACGGCGGATAG
- a CDS encoding ABC transporter permease yields the protein MTRNTVRVRDLASEVVDGVLRRPGRSVLTALGTVLGIAAFVAVLGLTATAGGQINARFTALAATEVSLTWAHSDQDLDLPAFDDAARARVAELPGVEHVGVSWPANIVGAKVSATPDSMRQGADSGEDLAVTAATPDFFAAIHARMSGGIQFDAFHDGRGERVAVLGAASAARLGVTRLDALPAIFVGDEAFTVIGVVGSADRRPDVLLSVLIPARTATAVWGPTPASGERTTMLVETRLGAAPQVGRQARIAVRPDATDRVEVIAPPDPRELRDGVATDLDALFVGLAAISLVIGALGIANTSLVAVLERVGEIGLRRALGARRRDISVQFLLESVSLGLLGGLAGTTTGIVVVVGVALERGWTPILDPLVVYPAPVVGAIIGLLSGCYPAWRASRIEPTDALRR from the coding sequence ATGACCCGGAACACGGTGCGGGTCCGCGACCTGGCAAGCGAGGTCGTCGATGGTGTGCTGCGCCGTCCTGGGCGTTCGGTGTTGACCGCCCTCGGGACCGTGCTGGGCATCGCCGCGTTCGTGGCCGTGCTGGGGTTGACCGCGACGGCGGGCGGTCAGATCAATGCCCGGTTCACCGCGCTCGCGGCCACGGAGGTGTCGCTGACCTGGGCGCATTCCGACCAGGATCTGGATCTTCCCGCTTTTGACGATGCCGCGAGGGCGCGAGTCGCCGAGTTGCCGGGCGTCGAGCATGTCGGGGTGAGTTGGCCTGCGAACATCGTTGGCGCGAAGGTGTCCGCGACACCGGACTCGATGCGCCAGGGCGCGGACTCGGGCGAAGACTTGGCCGTCACGGCGGCCACGCCGGACTTCTTCGCGGCGATCCACGCCAGGATGAGCGGCGGAATCCAGTTCGACGCGTTTCACGACGGGCGGGGTGAGCGGGTGGCCGTGCTGGGCGCGGCGTCGGCTGCCCGGTTGGGCGTGACCCGGCTCGACGCCCTGCCGGCGATCTTCGTCGGCGACGAGGCCTTCACCGTTATCGGCGTGGTTGGCTCGGCCGACCGGCGCCCGGATGTCCTGCTGTCGGTGCTGATTCCGGCGCGCACGGCGACAGCGGTGTGGGGTCCAACGCCCGCGAGTGGCGAGCGCACCACGATGCTCGTCGAGACCAGGCTGGGTGCCGCCCCTCAGGTCGGCAGGCAGGCCCGCATCGCCGTCCGCCCCGATGCCACCGATCGAGTCGAGGTGATTGCCCCGCCAGACCCGCGCGAACTCCGCGATGGTGTGGCCACGGACCTCGACGCCCTGTTCGTGGGATTGGCGGCGATCTCGCTGGTCATCGGTGCGCTGGGGATCGCCAACACCAGCTTGGTGGCGGTGCTGGAACGGGTCGGCGAGATCGGTCTGCGCCGGGCGCTCGGCGCCCGAAGACGAGACATCAGCGTGCAGTTCCTGTTGGAGAGCGTCTCGCTTGGGCTGCTCGGCGGTCTGGCAGGAACGACGACGGGCATCGTGGTCGTCGTGGGTGTCGCGCTGGAACGCGGGTGGACACCGATCCTCGACCCGCTGGTGGTGTACCCGGCGCCGGTGGTCGGCGCGATCATCGGCCTGCTGTCCGGGTGCTACCCGGCATGGCGTGCCAGCCGGATCGAACCGACCGATGCCCTGCGCCGTTGA
- a CDS encoding ABC transporter ATP-binding protein, giving the protein MTGEVPVIELRGVARSYSGPPVVEALRPHDLRVAHGEYVAMTGPSGSGKSTWLNVVGLLDRPTSGEYLVNGIPTTSLPDIRRTALRAAHIGFVFQSFHVLPNRTAVENVMLGGLYQGKRRSDRRATALATLDRVGLSGRADAAGGVLSGGELQRVAVARALVSDPSLLLCDEPTGNLDGESSARIVELLEEVNRDGQTVVVITHDRDLAARARRTIRVRDGMVTS; this is encoded by the coding sequence ATGACCGGGGAGGTTCCGGTGATCGAGCTGCGGGGCGTTGCCCGGTCCTACAGCGGCCCACCTGTCGTCGAGGCGCTGCGCCCGCACGACCTGCGCGTCGCGCACGGTGAGTATGTCGCGATGACCGGCCCGTCCGGTTCGGGGAAGTCGACGTGGCTCAATGTGGTCGGGTTGCTGGACCGGCCCACGAGCGGTGAGTATCTGGTGAACGGCATCCCGACCACGAGCCTGCCGGACATCCGGCGCACCGCGCTGCGTGCCGCGCACATCGGGTTCGTCTTCCAGTCATTCCACGTGCTCCCTAACCGCACTGCCGTCGAGAACGTGATGCTGGGCGGGCTCTACCAGGGCAAGCGGAGGTCCGATCGGCGGGCGACCGCGCTGGCGACACTGGATCGGGTTGGGTTATCCGGTCGTGCGGACGCAGCCGGTGGTGTGCTGTCCGGGGGCGAGTTGCAGCGAGTCGCCGTCGCTCGGGCGCTGGTCTCCGACCCAAGTCTTCTGCTGTGCGACGAGCCGACTGGCAACCTGGACGGCGAGTCCTCGGCGCGGATCGTGGAGTTGCTGGAGGAGGTCAACCGCGATGGACAGACGGTCGTGGTGATCACCCACGACCGCGACCTCGCCGCGCGCGCCCGCCGTACCATCCGGGTCCGAGACGGCATGGTGACCTCATGA
- a CDS encoding peptidase inhibitor family I36 protein: MSVVQRIAAAAAVALSVASVMVGAAGTASAKPNCKVGYYCIYKDAGWGGDECGFKSNYSNYNVVTNTCVDDDGFVHSTANDVASAWINSGTGTYHYVHSYEHAGYSQQLWVAGGYNDWDCSWVGNIGNECGGSGVSSSANDKASSHSWGSA, from the coding sequence ATGAGTGTTGTCCAGCGGATCGCCGCGGCCGCCGCGGTAGCTCTGAGCGTGGCGAGTGTGATGGTGGGAGCGGCCGGGACCGCGAGTGCCAAGCCCAACTGCAAGGTGGGTTACTACTGCATCTACAAGGACGCGGGCTGGGGCGGCGACGAGTGCGGCTTCAAGTCCAATTACAGCAACTACAACGTAGTCACCAACACCTGCGTCGACGACGACGGATTCGTGCACTCGACCGCGAATGACGTGGCCAGCGCATGGATCAACTCGGGCACCGGCACGTACCACTACGTCCACTCCTACGAGCACGCCGGATACAGCCAGCAGCTCTGGGTCGCGGGCGGCTACAACGATTGGGACTGCTCGTGGGTCGGCAACATCGGCAACGAGTGCGGCGGGTCGGGGGTGTCCTCTTCGGCCAACGATAAGGCCTCCAGTCACTCCTGGGGTTCCGCCTGA